In a single window of the Pseudogemmatithrix spongiicola genome:
- the rpoC gene encoding DNA-directed RNA polymerase subunit beta', giving the protein MIDFRSVREKSASAFDYIQVRIASPEEIRGPRDPKERERLEMAGLRSWWSWGEVTKPETINYRSFKPEKDGLFCEKIFGPVKDWECHCGKYKRIRYRGVICDRCGVEVTLSKVRRDRMGHIELAVPVAHIWFFKTLPSPMGNLLDLTLRDLEKVIYYANYVVIDPGAQESVPDATESDKFVRVEQNMLLSEDQFLYLKAKAKEDGDSAFKADIGAPAVRELLQRLDIDKTAEELRASVVTETSQHKKKAQLKRLKIVDAFRNSGDHSGMRNKPEWMIMDVVPVIPPDLRPLVPLDGGRFATSDLNDLYRRVINRNNRLTKLISHRAPEVILRNEKRMLQEAVDALFDNGRRSKAIRGRGKRPLKSLSDMLKGKQGRFRQNLLGKRVDYSGRSVIVVGPELKLHQCGLPKAMALELFKPFIIHKLVEKGIAETVKRAKKIVERESSEVFEILEEIIRDHPVLLNRAPTLHRLGIQAFEPVLVEGKAIRIHPLVCAAFNADFDGDQMAVHVPLSYEAQLEARVLMLSSNNILKPSDGRPVAEPSQDIVLGCYFATKAPADFEALQKDAKAAAKLRSFGSAAEVEMALALHQIHVQTPVRYLARTNEGGKAWTVTTAGRVLFDGIVPAALPFQNRDMKKKALGELVFESYRKAGLAETVQFLDRLKEFGFRNATRGGVSIAIEDLEIPAEKETLLEEATARVNRFQKAYQTGNITNGERYNKVIDTWTHANNDIADAMVKRMRESQGGFNPVFMMFDSGSRGSRDQIRQLAGMRGLMAKPQKKLTGGIGEIIENPIKSNFREGLSVLEYFSSTHGARKGLADTALKTADAGYLTRRLCDVAQDVVITEEDCGTVMGLEIGALKEGEDIIEPLSERIVGTVAADDIVDPQLLDEAGRPQLLVEAGQMILEEAAAQIEEAGIETVKIRSVLTCEAKRGLCRMCYGRNLATMQMVDLGEAVGIISAQSIGEPGTQLTLRTFHIGGTAARIAEQTARKSKVAGVVEFGDRLVKVTNPEGQEIVTSYEGELFIRATRDKHAPVMARLQVPLGAILTVEDGQDVKKDDPIFTWDPYTNPIIADVSGTLKFVDLVEDETISEELDELTGLRQTVVIEDREKKLHPHIEIWQSKGGKEKKVRDFVIPVGAQLIVEDGAEIAAGQTIAKISREAYKTRDITGGLPRVAELFEARKPKDPATISEIDGVVRFGDIKRGKREIFVHPIDSSGSLDETQQPQLYEVASGKHLRVHEGDRVRAGDRLSEGPVNPHDILRIKGPRAVQEYLLNEVQEVYRLQGVKINDKHIGVIVRQMLQKVRVVESGDTEFLEGEHVDKAAFRDANDKAKKKKQRAATSEPLLLGITKASLTTQSFISAASFQETTRVLTDAAIRGAKDNLLGLKENIIIGHLIPAGTGMYRYSDVDMDIEPPPAPPQEFGGFGALPESFLANPAEADASLLAPLPDEE; this is encoded by the coding sequence ATGATCGATTTCCGTAGCGTCCGCGAGAAGAGCGCGTCGGCGTTCGACTATATCCAGGTCCGCATCGCTTCTCCGGAAGAGATCCGCGGCCCCCGGGACCCCAAGGAGCGCGAGCGGCTGGAGATGGCCGGCCTTCGCTCGTGGTGGTCGTGGGGTGAGGTGACCAAGCCCGAGACGATCAACTACCGCTCGTTCAAGCCCGAGAAGGACGGCTTGTTCTGCGAGAAGATCTTCGGCCCCGTGAAGGACTGGGAGTGCCACTGCGGCAAGTACAAGCGGATCCGCTATCGCGGCGTGATCTGCGACCGTTGCGGCGTGGAAGTGACGCTCTCGAAGGTGCGGCGCGACCGCATGGGCCACATCGAACTGGCCGTGCCGGTGGCGCACATCTGGTTCTTCAAGACCCTGCCCAGCCCGATGGGCAACCTCCTCGACCTCACGCTGCGTGATCTCGAGAAGGTGATCTACTACGCGAACTACGTCGTGATCGATCCGGGCGCGCAGGAGTCGGTCCCTGACGCGACGGAATCCGACAAGTTCGTCCGCGTCGAGCAGAATATGCTGCTCTCCGAGGACCAGTTCCTCTACCTCAAGGCGAAGGCCAAGGAAGACGGCGACAGCGCCTTCAAGGCCGACATCGGTGCGCCGGCGGTGCGCGAGCTCCTGCAGCGCCTCGACATCGACAAGACGGCCGAGGAGCTCCGCGCTTCGGTCGTGACGGAGACGTCGCAGCACAAGAAGAAGGCGCAGCTCAAGCGCCTCAAGATCGTCGACGCGTTCCGCAACTCGGGCGACCACTCCGGCATGCGCAACAAGCCGGAATGGATGATCATGGACGTGGTGCCGGTGATTCCGCCGGACCTCCGTCCCCTTGTGCCATTGGATGGCGGCCGTTTCGCCACGTCGGACCTGAACGACCTCTATCGTCGCGTCATCAACCGCAACAACCGCCTCACCAAGCTCATCTCGCACCGCGCGCCGGAAGTCATCCTGCGCAACGAGAAGCGCATGTTGCAGGAGGCGGTGGACGCGTTGTTCGACAACGGCCGTCGCTCGAAGGCGATCCGCGGCCGCGGCAAGCGTCCGCTCAAGTCGCTGTCCGACATGCTGAAGGGCAAGCAGGGCCGGTTCCGCCAGAACCTGCTCGGCAAGCGCGTGGACTACTCCGGCCGCTCGGTGATCGTGGTGGGCCCGGAGCTCAAGCTGCACCAGTGCGGCCTGCCGAAGGCGATGGCGCTGGAGCTCTTCAAGCCGTTCATCATCCACAAGCTGGTGGAGAAGGGCATCGCGGAGACGGTGAAGCGCGCCAAGAAGATCGTGGAGCGCGAGTCCTCCGAGGTGTTCGAGATCCTCGAAGAGATCATCCGCGACCATCCGGTGCTGCTCAACCGTGCGCCGACGCTGCACCGCCTGGGCATCCAGGCGTTCGAGCCGGTGCTGGTGGAAGGCAAGGCCATCCGCATCCACCCGCTCGTCTGCGCGGCGTTCAACGCCGACTTCGACGGTGACCAGATGGCCGTGCACGTGCCGCTGTCGTACGAGGCGCAGCTCGAGGCGCGCGTGCTGATGCTGTCGAGCAACAACATCCTCAAGCCGTCGGACGGCCGTCCGGTGGCGGAGCCGTCGCAGGACATCGTGCTCGGCTGCTACTTCGCGACCAAGGCGCCGGCGGATTTCGAGGCGCTGCAGAAGGACGCGAAGGCGGCGGCCAAGCTGCGGTCGTTCGGTTCGGCGGCCGAGGTGGAGATGGCGCTGGCCCTGCACCAGATCCACGTGCAGACGCCGGTGCGCTACCTCGCGCGCACGAACGAGGGTGGCAAGGCGTGGACGGTGACGACGGCGGGCCGCGTGCTGTTCGACGGCATCGTGCCGGCGGCGCTGCCGTTCCAGAACCGCGACATGAAGAAGAAGGCGCTGGGTGAACTCGTCTTCGAGTCCTACCGCAAGGCGGGGCTGGCGGAGACGGTGCAGTTCCTCGATCGCCTGAAGGAGTTCGGCTTCCGTAACGCGACCCGCGGTGGCGTGTCGATCGCGATCGAAGACCTCGAGATCCCGGCGGAGAAGGAGACGCTGCTCGAGGAGGCGACGGCGCGCGTCAACCGCTTCCAGAAGGCCTATCAGACGGGCAACATCACGAACGGCGAGCGCTACAACAAGGTGATCGACACCTGGACGCACGCCAACAACGACATCGCGGACGCGATGGTGAAGCGCATGCGCGAGTCGCAGGGCGGCTTCAACCCCGTGTTCATGATGTTCGATTCCGGTTCGCGTGGTAGCCGCGACCAAATCCGCCAGCTGGCCGGCATGCGCGGCCTGATGGCGAAGCCGCAGAAGAAGCTGACGGGCGGCATCGGCGAGATCATCGAGAACCCGATCAAGTCGAACTTCCGTGAAGGCCTCTCGGTGCTCGAGTACTTCTCGTCGACGCACGGTGCCCGCAAGGGCCTGGCCGACACGGCGCTCAAGACGGCCGACGCCGGCTACCTGACGCGTCGTCTCTGCGACGTCGCGCAGGACGTGGTGATCACCGAGGAGGATTGCGGCACGGTGATGGGCCTCGAGATCGGCGCGCTGAAGGAAGGCGAAGACATCATCGAGCCGTTGTCGGAGCGCATTGTCGGCACGGTGGCCGCGGACGACATCGTCGATCCGCAGCTGCTGGACGAGGCGGGTCGCCCGCAGCTGCTCGTCGAGGCCGGCCAGATGATCCTCGAGGAAGCCGCGGCGCAGATCGAGGAGGCGGGCATCGAGACGGTGAAGATCCGTAGCGTGCTCACCTGCGAGGCGAAGCGCGGCCTCTGCCGGATGTGCTACGGCCGCAACCTGGCCACCATGCAGATGGTGGACCTGGGCGAGGCCGTGGGCATCATCTCGGCGCAGTCGATCGGCGAGCCGGGTACGCAGCTCACGCTGCGCACCTTCCACATCGGCGGCACGGCGGCCCGCATCGCGGAGCAGACGGCGCGCAAGTCGAAGGTGGCGGGCGTGGTCGAGTTCGGCGACCGCCTCGTGAAGGTGACGAATCCGGAAGGCCAGGAGATCGTGACCTCGTACGAGGGCGAGCTGTTCATCCGCGCGACGCGGGACAAGCACGCGCCGGTGATGGCGCGCCTGCAGGTCCCGCTCGGTGCCATCCTGACCGTCGAGGACGGCCAGGACGTGAAGAAGGACGATCCGATCTTCACCTGGGACCCGTACACGAACCCGATCATCGCGGACGTGTCCGGTACGCTGAAGTTCGTGGACCTCGTGGAGGACGAGACGATCTCCGAGGAGCTCGACGAGCTCACCGGCCTGCGGCAGACGGTCGTCATCGAAGACCGCGAGAAGAAGCTCCACCCGCACATCGAGATCTGGCAGTCGAAGGGCGGCAAGGAGAAGAAGGTCCGCGACTTCGTGATCCCGGTGGGCGCGCAGCTGATCGTCGAGGACGGGGCGGAGATCGCCGCCGGCCAGACGATCGCGAAGATCAGCCGCGAGGCGTACAAGACGCGCGACATCACGGGCGGCCTGCCGCGCGTGGCCGAGCTCTTCGAGGCCCGCAAGCCGAAGGACCCGGCGACGATCAGCGAGATCGACGGCGTCGTGCGCTTCGGCGACATCAAGCGCGGCAAGCGCGAGATCTTCGTGCACCCGATCGACAGCTCCGGCTCGCTGGACGAGACGCAGCAGCCGCAGCTGTACGAAGTGGCGTCGGGCAAGCACCTCCGCGTGCACGAGGGTGACCGCGTGCGTGCCGGCGACCGCTTGAGCGAAGGGCCGGTGAATCCGCACGACATCCTGCGGATCAAGGGCCCGCGCGCGGTGCAGGAGTACCTGCTGAACGAAGTGCAGGAGGTGTATCGCCTGCAGGGCGTGAAGATCAACGACAAGCACATCGGCGTGATCGTGCGCCAGATGCTGCAGAAGGTGCGCGTCGTGGAGTCGGGGGACACCGAGTTCCTCGAGGGCGAGCATGTCGACAAGGCGGCGTTCCGCGACGCCAACGACAAGGCCAAGAAGAAGAAGCAGCGTGCGGCGACGTCGGAGCCGCTGCTCCTCGGCATCACCAAGGCCTCACTCACCACGCAGTCGTTCATCTCGGCCGCCTCGTTCCAGGAGACGACCCGCGTGCTCACCGATGCCGCGATCCGTGGCGCCAAGGACAACCTCCTCGGCCTCAAGGAGAACATCATCATCGGTCACCTCATCCCGGCCGGTACGGGCATGTACCGCTATTCGGACGTGGATATGGACATCGAGCCGCCGCCGGCGCCGCCGCAGGAGTTCGGTGGCTTCGGCGCCCTGCCGGAGAGCTTCCTGGCGAACCCGGCGGAGGCGGACGCGAGCCTGCTCGCGCCGCTGCCCGACGAGGAGTAA
- the rpoB gene encoding DNA-directed RNA polymerase subunit beta produces the protein MITQISFGKLEHGMQMPHLLDIQTQAFQSLLQLDAAKHGREDVGLERVFKDLFPITDVHENFSLDFKRYTLGEPKYAVEECIERDMTYSAPLKATLVLTVYEENPVDGKKRLKNQIEKEVYLGELPLLTPVGTFVINGAERVIVSQLHRSPGVVFEESTHPNGQRLISSRIIPFRGSWVEFTVDIHDVIYVHIDKKKKFPATALLRAFGYGTNADIYRLFFGVRELDLTKRKEGRDREIIGAIIAEDIELAGEATPEDAPKLKTKKARAERERNENVLLVKQGDELTEEVYNRLRRLKIDKIQVFASYQQVDLGEELDAFESGDRTQARTIALDVVDPATGEVVAETGQSLNVTMVRKLRKLDLHKVSCFAASGRAESALIKNTLAKDPTKSEDEALKQIYSLLRPGDAPNKETAKQALERLFFSPKRYDLGRVGRYKINQRLHLATPASQTVLDTNDFVAIIRYLVELQQGRGHVDDIDHLGNRRIRSVGELIANQFSVGLSRMARLVKERMSINQDSEKISLDDLVNARTVSAVIQAFFGSSQLSQFMDQTNPLAELTNKRRLSALGPGGLTRERAGFEVRDVHYSQYGRMCPIETPEGPNIGLITSLATFARVNDLGFVETPYIVVKNGKVTKEIAWLDANREEDAVIAQANARLNEDGSFAEDLVLCRQQGDVPLMPPSRIDYMDVAPEQLVSIAAALIPFLEHDDANRALMGSNMQRQAVPLLNPQTPLVGTGLEEKVAVDSGAVVIAKRAGTVTRVTADEIIVDAGTKGKEADEPLKRLAAQDRYKLRKYRRTNQDTALNQRPLVKVGQKVKAGEVLADGAGTQYGQLALGSNVTVAFMPWYGHNFEDAIVLSERLVKDDVYSSIHIQEHELHVRDTKRGQEEITREIPNVSEESLVDLDERGIVRIGAHVRPGDILVGKITPKGETELSPEEKLLTAIFGEKAKDVKDSSLKVPPGVEGVVIDVKIFSRVEDQVVEKDRGERIGEVRRLEGEEKVRVNDVRDEEIKALLEGQKVALALQAGTVEEAIAAGTTLTSDLLAGLRLATLDLKTFRVENKKVNEEVRRIIDAADEVKAKIEERAEMRIDQILKPDELPPGVIQLVKVYLAEKRKISVGDKMAGRHGNKGIVARIVPEEDMPFLPDGRPVDIVLNPLGVPSRMNVGQILETHLGWAAKILGFYAKTPVFQGANEREIGLCLRLAGLEWVRGSLQLETPAPGYTADELRAILSDLRPAQSEADKVELLADANVNDLNGRGMSAVAKAAFQRTFDYLAGAAKELAARERTATQHAVAHHQAEIDAAETPASAKAELKKALKELEKRAELDDAGLLEAMGRPALAAMLGKKSDADVDAASRELMIAGGMNPGGKIRLRDGRTGETFSNPVTVGQVYMLKLSHLVDDKIHARSIGPYSLVTQQPLAGKAQFGGQRFGEMEVWALEAYGAAHTLQEILTVKSDDVSGRSRVYEAIVKGQNLPEPGTPESFNVLVKELQALGIHVTMDSHAEGGHQGISSPFGTEE, from the coding sequence ATGATCACGCAGATCTCCTTCGGAAAGCTCGAGCACGGCATGCAGATGCCGCACCTGCTCGACATCCAGACGCAGGCCTTCCAGTCGCTCCTCCAGCTCGACGCCGCGAAGCACGGTCGCGAAGACGTCGGCTTGGAGCGCGTCTTCAAGGATCTCTTCCCCATCACCGACGTCCACGAGAACTTCTCGCTGGACTTCAAGCGCTACACCCTCGGCGAGCCCAAGTACGCCGTCGAGGAGTGCATCGAGCGCGACATGACCTACTCGGCGCCGCTCAAGGCGACGCTGGTGCTGACGGTCTATGAGGAGAACCCGGTCGACGGGAAGAAGCGCCTCAAGAACCAGATCGAGAAGGAAGTCTACCTCGGCGAGCTCCCGCTGCTCACGCCGGTCGGCACCTTCGTGATCAACGGCGCCGAGCGCGTGATCGTCTCGCAGCTGCACCGCTCGCCGGGCGTGGTCTTCGAGGAGAGCACGCACCCGAACGGGCAGCGCCTGATCTCGTCGCGGATCATCCCGTTCCGCGGCTCGTGGGTGGAGTTCACCGTGGACATCCACGACGTGATCTACGTCCACATCGACAAGAAGAAGAAGTTCCCCGCGACGGCGCTGCTGCGCGCGTTCGGCTACGGCACGAACGCCGACATCTACCGCCTGTTCTTCGGCGTGCGTGAGCTCGACCTCACGAAGCGCAAGGAAGGCCGTGACCGCGAGATCATCGGCGCGATCATCGCCGAGGACATCGAGCTCGCCGGCGAGGCGACCCCCGAGGACGCGCCGAAGCTCAAGACCAAGAAGGCCCGCGCCGAGCGCGAGCGCAACGAGAACGTGCTGCTCGTCAAGCAGGGCGACGAGCTCACGGAAGAGGTGTACAACCGCCTCCGCCGCCTGAAGATCGACAAGATCCAGGTGTTCGCGTCGTACCAGCAGGTCGACCTCGGCGAAGAGCTCGATGCCTTCGAGAGCGGCGACCGCACGCAGGCGCGCACGATCGCCCTCGACGTGGTCGACCCGGCGACGGGCGAGGTCGTGGCCGAGACCGGCCAGTCGCTCAACGTCACGATGGTCCGCAAGCTGCGGAAGCTGGACCTGCACAAGGTCTCCTGCTTCGCCGCCTCGGGCCGCGCCGAGAGCGCGCTGATCAAGAACACCCTGGCCAAGGACCCGACGAAGTCGGAGGACGAGGCCCTCAAGCAGATCTACTCGCTGCTCCGTCCGGGCGACGCCCCGAACAAGGAGACGGCGAAGCAGGCGCTCGAGCGCCTGTTCTTCTCGCCGAAGCGCTACGACCTCGGCCGCGTGGGCCGCTACAAGATCAACCAGCGCCTGCACCTCGCCACGCCGGCGAGCCAGACGGTGCTCGACACGAACGACTTCGTGGCGATCATCCGCTACCTGGTCGAGCTGCAGCAGGGCCGCGGCCACGTGGACGACATCGACCACCTGGGCAACCGCCGCATCCGCTCGGTGGGCGAGCTGATCGCCAACCAGTTCTCCGTCGGCCTCTCGCGCATGGCGCGCCTGGTCAAGGAGCGCATGAGCATCAACCAGGACAGCGAGAAGATCTCGCTCGACGACCTCGTGAACGCGCGCACCGTCTCGGCGGTGATCCAGGCGTTCTTCGGTTCGTCGCAGCTCTCGCAGTTCATGGACCAGACGAACCCGCTGGCCGAGCTCACGAACAAGCGTCGTCTCTCGGCCCTCGGCCCGGGCGGCCTGACCCGCGAGCGCGCCGGCTTCGAAGTCCGCGACGTGCACTACAGCCAGTACGGCCGCATGTGCCCGATCGAAACGCCGGAAGGTCCGAACATCGGCCTCATCACCTCGCTGGCGACCTTCGCCCGCGTGAACGATCTCGGCTTCGTGGAGACGCCGTACATCGTCGTGAAGAACGGCAAGGTGACGAAGGAGATCGCCTGGCTGGACGCGAACCGCGAAGAGGATGCGGTGATCGCCCAGGCCAACGCGCGCCTCAACGAGGACGGCTCGTTCGCCGAAGACCTCGTGCTCTGCCGTCAGCAGGGCGACGTGCCGCTGATGCCGCCGAGCCGGATCGACTACATGGACGTGGCGCCGGAGCAGCTGGTGTCGATCGCCGCGGCCCTGATCCCGTTCCTCGAGCACGACGACGCGAACCGCGCGCTGATGGGCTCGAACATGCAGCGCCAGGCGGTGCCGCTCCTCAACCCGCAGACGCCGCTGGTGGGCACGGGCCTCGAGGAGAAGGTGGCCGTGGACTCGGGCGCGGTGGTGATCGCCAAGCGCGCCGGCACGGTGACGCGCGTGACGGCCGACGAGATCATCGTCGACGCCGGCACGAAGGGCAAGGAAGCCGACGAGCCGCTCAAGCGCCTCGCCGCGCAGGATCGCTACAAGCTCCGCAAGTACCGCCGCACCAACCAGGACACGGCGCTGAACCAGCGCCCGCTGGTGAAGGTGGGGCAGAAGGTGAAGGCCGGCGAGGTGCTCGCCGACGGCGCCGGCACGCAGTACGGCCAGTTGGCGCTGGGCTCGAACGTGACGGTGGCGTTCATGCCCTGGTACGGGCACAACTTCGAAGACGCGATCGTGTTGAGCGAGCGCCTGGTGAAGGACGACGTGTACTCGTCGATCCACATCCAGGAGCATGAGCTGCACGTCCGCGACACGAAGCGCGGCCAGGAAGAGATCACGCGCGAGATCCCGAACGTCTCGGAAGAGTCCCTCGTGGACCTCGACGAGCGCGGCATCGTGCGCATCGGCGCGCACGTGCGCCCGGGCGACATCCTCGTCGGCAAGATCACGCCGAAGGGCGAGACGGAGCTCTCGCCGGAAGAGAAGCTCCTCACCGCGATCTTCGGCGAGAAGGCGAAGGACGTGAAGGATTCGTCGCTCAAGGTGCCGCCGGGCGTCGAGGGCGTGGTCATCGACGTGAAGATCTTCTCGCGCGTGGAAGACCAGGTGGTCGAGAAGGACCGCGGCGAGCGGATCGGCGAAGTGCGCCGTCTCGAGGGTGAGGAGAAGGTGCGCGTCAACGACGTGCGCGACGAGGAGATCAAGGCGCTGCTCGAGGGCCAGAAGGTGGCGCTCGCGCTGCAGGCCGGTACGGTCGAAGAGGCGATCGCCGCGGGCACCACGCTCACGAGCGACCTGCTCGCGGGCCTGCGTCTCGCGACGCTGGACCTCAAGACGTTCCGCGTCGAGAACAAGAAGGTCAACGAGGAAGTCCGCCGCATCATCGACGCCGCCGACGAAGTGAAGGCGAAGATCGAGGAGCGCGCGGAGATGCGCATCGACCAGATCCTCAAGCCGGACGAACTGCCCCCGGGCGTCATCCAGCTGGTGAAGGTGTACCTGGCCGAGAAGCGCAAGATCTCGGTGGGCGACAAGATGGCCGGCCGTCACGGCAACAAGGGCATCGTGGCGCGCATCGTGCCGGAAGAAGACATGCCGTTCCTGCCGGACGGTCGTCCGGTGGACATCGTGCTGAACCCGCTCGGCGTGCCGTCGCGCATGAACGTGGGCCAGATCCTCGAGACCCACCTCGGGTGGGCGGCGAAGATCCTCGGCTTCTACGCGAAGACGCCGGTGTTCCAGGGCGCGAACGAGCGCGAGATCGGGCTCTGCCTGCGTCTCGCGGGCCTCGAGTGGGTGCGTGGCTCGCTGCAGCTGGAGACCCCGGCGCCGGGCTACACGGCCGACGAGCTCCGGGCGATCCTCTCGGACCTCCGCCCGGCCCAGTCCGAGGCGGACAAGGTCGAGCTGCTGGCCGACGCGAACGTGAACGACCTCAACGGCCGCGGCATGAGCGCGGTCGCGAAGGCGGCGTTCCAGCGCACCTTCGACTACCTCGCCGGTGCGGCGAAGGAGTTGGCGGCGCGTGAGCGCACGGCGACGCAGCATGCCGTCGCGCATCACCAGGCGGAGATCGACGCGGCGGAGACGCCGGCGTCGGCCAAGGCCGAGCTGAAGAAGGCGTTGAAGGAACTCGAGAAGCGCGCGGAGCTGGACGACGCGGGCCTGCTCGAGGCGATGGGGCGTCCGGCGCTGGCCGCGATGCTCGGCAAGAAGAGCGACGCGGATGTGGATGCGGCGTCGCGCGAGCTGATGATTGCGGGCGGCATGAACCCGGGCGGCAAGATCCGCCTGCGCGACGGCCGTACGGGCGAGACGTTCAGCAACCCGGTGACGGTGGGCCAGGTGTACATGCTGAAGCTCAGCCACCTCGTGGACGACAAGATCCACGCGCGCAGCATCGGCCCGTACTCGCTGGTGACGCAGCAGCCGCTGGCCGGCAAGGCCCAGTTCGGCGGCCAGCGCTTCGGCGAGATGGAAGTGTGGGCGCTGGAAGCCTACGGCGCGGCGCACACCCTGCAGGAGATCCTGACGGTCAAGTCGGACGACGTGAGCGGTCGCTCGCGCGTGTACGAGGCGATCGTGAAGGGCCAGAACCTGCCGGAACCGGGCACGCCGGAGTCGTTCAACGTGCTCGTGAAGGAACTGCAGGCGCTGGGCATCCACGTGACGATGGATTCGCACGCTGAAGGTGGGCACCAGGGCATTTCGTCTCCCTTCGGCACTGAGGAGTAA
- a CDS encoding DUF6498-containing protein — MAIHLDGRPADTAVRGIIIMNVFVAIGALVSGDGMLMLMWPYWIQSVVIGYYAMRRIQKLERFATDNFKINGAAVDPTPQTRRKVWTFFLLHYGFFHLVYFMFLGAFSAAGVMGEVMATADAPSPWAPFWYGATLVGFLVSHGESHREHVAADLRGRPNIGTLMFVPYIRIVPMHLTIIFGAMLGGTVGLLLFASLKTAADVAMHKVEHRMLQGARA, encoded by the coding sequence ATGGCCATCCACCTCGACGGGCGCCCGGCAGACACCGCGGTGCGCGGCATCATCATCATGAACGTGTTCGTGGCCATCGGAGCGCTCGTCTCCGGCGACGGCATGTTGATGCTCATGTGGCCGTACTGGATCCAGAGCGTGGTGATCGGCTACTACGCCATGCGACGCATCCAGAAGCTGGAGCGATTCGCCACGGACAACTTCAAGATCAACGGGGCCGCGGTCGATCCCACGCCGCAGACGCGGCGGAAGGTGTGGACGTTCTTCCTGCTGCATTATGGCTTCTTCCATCTCGTGTACTTCATGTTCCTCGGGGCGTTCTCCGCCGCGGGCGTCATGGGCGAGGTGATGGCAACGGCCGACGCGCCGAGTCCCTGGGCACCGTTCTGGTACGGCGCGACGCTGGTGGGCTTCCTGGTGAGCCACGGCGAGTCGCACCGCGAGCACGTCGCGGCAGACCTACGCGGCAGGCCCAACATCGGCACGCTGATGTTCGTGCCCTACATCCGCATCGTGCCGATGCACCTGACCATCATCTTCGGGGCGATGCTCGGCGGGACCGTGGGGTTGCTGCTCTTCGCCAGCCTCAAGACGGCGGCGGACGTGGCGATGCACAAGGTGGAGCATCGGATGCTCCAAGGGGCGCGGGCCTGA